The Pigmentiphaga aceris DNA segment GTCTACGCCCGCACACCACGCACCGACGCAAACCGCATCTTCCAGGGCGCAACCAAACTATCCGGGCCGGGCGCGGAAGACATCTGGGAAGGCGTCCAGCACTGGTGCGCGTTGTTGACCGAAATCCGCCGAGTCGTACCTGACGCCCAGTGGGACGTATCGGTAGACGACCAGAAAATCGTCTGGGACGACGAAGCAAGGATGTATCGGCCCGAACTCGAATGAGAATGGTGTAATAGGACTGGCGCGGTGAGCCGCTCGCTTTTGAAGCGGGCAGTGCTCCAGGGAGCTGGATACCTGACCACCGCGCTGCCCCATTGATTCAAAGAGACCGAATGTCGCACACCGCATCCAGGATGATCGCCATCGTGCCCGCCGCCGGCGTCGGCGCGCGCGCCGCCCAAGACACCGGAACCGCGTCGCCCATCCCCAAGCAATACCGCCTGCTGCACGGCCAACCCATGCTGCGCCACGCCGTGGCCGCGCTATTGGCCGAACGCCGCATCGCCCGCGTCATCGTCGCTGTCAGCCCCAGCGACGCCTGGGTAGACACTGCATTGTCCGGCTTGCCACGCACCGACGTCTTCGCCTGCGGCGGCCCCACCCGGGCAGAAACCGTACAAGCCGCGCTACGCGCCAGCGGCTGCACCGAACACGATTGGGTCCTGGTCCACGACGCCGCCCGCCCAGGCCTGCCGCTGGCCGCACTGCAGCGCCTGATCGACGCCTGCGTACGCAGCGGCACCGGCGGCCTGCTGGCCATCCCTGTGGCCGACACGATCAAACTGCAAGACAACGACCCGTCGCCCGCCGACGACGACATGCCCCAACTGCGCCGCGTTGCTCAAACCGTACCGCGCGCCGGCCTGTGGCAAGCCCAAACCCCCCAGATGTTTCAAGCCGGTGTATTACGCCGCGCATTCGCCGAAGCCATATTAGCCGGCGTGGACATGACCGATGAAGCCAGCGCAGTAGAAGCGCTGGGCCAGCCGCCCTTGCTGGTGCAAGGCTCGCCCCGCAACTTCAAGGTCACCTGGCCCGAAGATTTCGATTTGATGGAACGTTGGATGTCATGAGCAATACCACTTCGAATTTGTCGCAGTTTCCGTTTCGTGTGGGGCAGGGGACTGATGTCCATGCCTTGGTGACTGGTCGGCCGCTGATTATTGGCGGAGTGATCATTCCTCACACGCATGGTTTGGCGGGGCACTCAGATGCTGATGTTTTGCTTCATGCGATTACGGATGCGATTTTGGGTGCTGCGGGGCTTGGGGATATTGGCAGGCACTTCCCTGATACCGATCCTACTTATAAAGGCGCAGATAGTCGGGTATTGTTGCGTGTCGCTTACGAGCGAGTTCAGGCGGCGGGGTGGGGCGTGGTGAATGTGGATGCGACAGTGCATGCGCAGGCACCGAAGATTGGGCCGCATGCGGCGGCGATGGTGGCGAATATTGCTGCGGATCTGGGGATTGATCCGGGGTGTGTGAATGTGAAGGCCAAGACCAATGAGGGGATTGGGCACATTGGGAGGAAGGAGGGGATTGGGGCTAGTGTTGTTGCGATGGTGGCGCGGCCTTGAAACTACGGCGTGATGCCGAATAAACTAAGACTGAGTTTCTTGAGGTTGCTTGGGTCGTGGGTGATAATGGATTTTATTTTCCGGTGGGGGCGCCGAGTCGAATTTCCTATTTCCGTTGCTTCCGTTGATAGCGGGAGGCATTATCAAAGTGTAGCCGGTTTGGCTGATTGGAATACGTCTTGGGGGGAGGTGATATGCGCTTGGAGGCTGTTAGCATTAGCAATTTCCGCTGCTACGCAGAAGAGATTCGAGTCGAGCTCGACGATTTGACAACTTTTGTCGGTCGAAATGATATAGGAAAGTCAACGATCCTAGAGGCATTGGAGATATTCTTTAATGGGGATATCGTGTCAATGGAGCAAGGTGATGCACACGTTCACAATGCCGATAAGAATGTACTAATCACCTGCGAGTTTTCGGACCTCCCGCGCACGCTTACCCTGGACGCTGGCGCTGAGACAACCTTAGCCGATGAATACTTGTTGGCTGAGGATGGGCGGCTGAAGATCCGGAAAATTTTCGATTGTTCAAACAAAAAGCCGTCTGCAGATGTCGTAGTCATCGCTTACCATCCTACCGCTGCCGATTGTGGAAATTTGCTAGAACTAAAAGAAAAAGACCTTCAGAAGAAAGTCAAGGATCTCGGACTGAAAGTTGCTTTGAAAGGAAATCCGGGAATGAGGCGCGCCATCTGGGAAGCCGTCGGTGATTTGCAACTTCAAGAGGTCGTTATTCCGGTAGGTCGTTCTAAGGAGGATGTGAAGCGGATCTGGGAGCAAATCGACCCACACTTGCCCATATTTGCGCTCTTCCAGAGCGATCGGAGTAGCAGAGATTCCGACGATGAGGTCCAAAGTCCTATGAAAGCCGCAGTGGCCGCTGCCATTGCGGAGGTTCAGGATGACATTGCACGAATTCAAGCCAAGGTGCGCGAGAAGGCGGAAGAGATTGCGCTAAATACGCACGCTGCATTAGCCACAATCGATCCAAATCTAGCCCGCGAACTTGTGCCTGAGTTCACCCCACCTACCGCATCAAAATGGCAAGGTCTATTTGCCCTTGGCCTAAATACCGACGATGGAATACCGTTGAATAAGCGAGGTAGCGGTGTGCGGCGGTTGGTTCTGGTGAGCTTTTTTAAGGCAGAGGCGGAGCGTCGTCTTAAGACCAGCGCTAAACGTAGCATCATCTACGCCATCGAGGAGCCGGAGACCGCGCAGCACCCGAACAATCAGCGCATTCTCATTGAGTCATTTAAAGCGCTAGCAGAAGATTCTGGTTGCCAAGTGCTCTTGACAACTCACAGCCCCGGGTTTGCTTCCTCGCTTCCCCAGGAGAGTATCCGATATGTTTCGCGCGATTCTGAGACAAAAAAGCCCGAGATCCAGTCCGGAGTCGACGTGTTCGACCAAGTTGCAGCAGCACTTGGAGTAACGCCTGATAGTAGAGTTCAAATTTTAGTCTGTGTCGAAGGACCCACCGACGTTCTCGCTTTGAAAGCCCTGTCCAAAGCACTGCATCAATCTGACTCGACCTTACCAAACCTGGCCCTTGATGGACGCCTGGCCTTCGTTGTTCTTGGCGGTGGCACTCTGGAACATTGGGTCAATCAGCATTACTTGCGTGGCCTAAATAAACGCGAAGTGCATATCTACGATGCAGACGTACCTGATTATGCTGAGTCAGTAAAGCAGGTCAATGCGCGAGGAGACGGCTCTTGGGCGGTGATTACTGCCAAGCACGAAATTGAAAGTTATTTGCATAAAGCTGCTATAGCGCAGGCCTTTAGCTTTGCCATCGAGGTTACGGACCATCCAGTTGGGGGTAAAGCAACACCCAAGGTTTTTGGAGAAGCGTTTGCGGCACACGTCGGCCATGGAAAACCTCTCAAAGACTCCACCGCAAAAAGAAAGCTTGCTCAACAAGCATTTCCATATATGACAGCGGCAATGCTAGATGAAAGAGATCCAAATGGAGAGGTTCGCGAATGGTTTCGTCGAATGGGAGCAATGCTTAGTTAGAGAGCCAATTGGGGGGGGCTTGGCAGTAAGTGCCGTGTTTGAGTCATGCGCGTCGTATGCTTCGGGCGAATTTGTCAAGTCATTCCCGTCGATATGATTCTAGTTTTTTGGCAGTAATAATGTCGTCAAGCCGATCAGCGGTTCACGAGATCGTCCGAGAAAAAACCGGACGGGGTTTATGCCGACAAGTATACGACGACAAGATGTACAGTAAAGCGCTACGGCGACGAGCATTCAAGACAGAGTTGCGCGACGAGTATCGAAAACAGCAAGCGACTCGGACGTCGTCTTTATCTGTCGAACGAAAGCCCGCGTTTGATCCCCAAGGGGAGCATAATATGCGGGTCGGCTTCGAGCGCCAACCAGAAAGGCGCAGGAACCATTGGAATGCAGCACTTGCGAATGTTGTACTTTTAGAGACTAGCCACTTGCGCGCTATCTATCCTAAAGTCCCTTTTATCGCAATTCCTCTCGGTATTTGTAGATCGTCGAACTTTGCGGAAGTTATATTCCGATCTCCAGTTGTACACCTGAATAGTTCTAAGAAGAACCGATATGATGTCAGGTTGCAAGAGTCATGCAGAATACGGCTGCTTGCTCCTGCGATCTTCGTCGCAGAAGCACATCGCATCTCTGATTTTGTATAGTTAAAAACGAACGAAGCCGGTGTAATGCTAAGCATTTTGTCGCACTGGGCGGCGAGTTCTTTGTGGCTTGCAACGGTCATCGTTGCACCATCATCAATCCTCTTTGATTGAATAAGAACGCCTTTTGAGTAAGTTAGCTGGCGTGTCTTAATTGAAACGTGAAACAGCATATCGGCGCCAGCTTTCTTCTCTTGTGCTGCCACTCCTTTACGGTGCCGAAGAATGGATGAGGACCATGAGACGCCACCAATCTTCTGGTCAAATGCGGAGTCAAGCCGACCTATTAATGCCCCTGTGATGTCGTCTTCGTCGGTGATTAGTTCATCAGCATACTTCTGCATAGCAGCGCTGACGGCACGATCTGCGGCATGTGCCGCTGCACGAAAAGCTTCTTCGAGCCTGTTTTCCATCTAAGCTCCAAGGCAAGCCGAGTATTCACACGGCGTCAATAAATTGATTTTTATTGCTTGAGTCGATTTAATTTATCTTTTGTCAACGCTGCTGCATATTTACGATTTTCCTCTGACGCAGGTAGTTCTTCAACTGCACCGTTAGGGAAAATTAACTGAATAATTTCCTCGTAGTCTGACGGGTTTCCTGATTGGTCGACCGATTTGGCTCGGAATTTTCCCGTGATGATGGCTGTTATGTTTTTTGCGGAAATCGGGCCAATATTTGTGTGTTCGAACTGATATTTTTCGGACATAAGTTTCCAGGTAAAAGTCTAATTTTTGATGTCTGTCGAATGAGCTATATGTTAGTCTGTTTTCGGATCGGCAAATAATTTAATTTGAGATGCCTGTTGATATATAAAAGCCCATTTTTTTATCAGCCAATAAAAGATGCCAGATGAACTTCTTGGTAGTTGTATTTCAGGAACTGCAAAAGGCCGTCGTAGCTCTTAAGGAGTTTGTTGAGGCAATCCTCAATATCTTGATTTACTTCCTGTCGCTGCTCATAGGTCAGCTTTCTTGATATGTGTAAATTTTTAAAGTCACCATTACTAATCTTATACAAGGCACTGTGATTGTAGCTGGTTGCCCGAACGTAGTTGTTTAAGTGGCAGAGATCAGACCAGAATGCGTAGAAGTGACCTTCTAAGTGGCTGTCAAAGAAAGGGCGGCAGTGCGGAAAGTCTTTGCCGAAATTCTCACAGACCTCTTCCACGGTAAAGAGATTCATGTTGAAGATTGCAGGCAATCCGTCCACTAGGGCAGGCGTTTGGATAAGGGGTAAGTATCTCATTAATCCCACAAGCGCACCAATATCCATCGATCGCGCTTGCGTTCGATGCTTGAACACTTGACTCACGTAGTATTCGTGCTCATTTTTTAAACGATGCAACTTTTCTGGCGGATAGTTGGCTTCATCGTTATCAACCTCTGTGTGGTGATTCGGGCACAAAAGAATAAGATTTTCGTAGTCGTCTCTATGTCCATTAAACGGAAGATCGCCGCGCGCCCCTCCAGTATTTTTGGCGATGATGTGCGCCATCTCTCCAATTTTCACGCGGTGCTTAACGACAGGCTCCTTGCAAATGCTGCACCGCCCCGCTGCCAATCCAAATAGTTTGGACACCGTATGAATTGTTATGGCCACAACCTCACCCCCGTTTCGAAGAAATATCCGTTACATATTAGCATTGACAGCAGGTCTGCACTCGACGTGCCGTGATTTTTGTATCACCCTAGCGTGGTGCGATTTGCTTAAGAATATGTAATGACTTTTCGGCAGTAATGCAGGCAACAACGTCAAGCAGGCCGCATAGACACAAGACATCGACTTGCAGATCGTCAAGCTGGCTGACGCCAAGAAGGCTTTGTCCAGCGCGCTACGCAGATACTGTCCACAGCGGGAAGTTCGTAACACGCGCCAGATATGGGAGTGGTTTGTTGTAGCCATTTATTGTGAGCTAGTCGGTGGTTTCGGTCTTGTGAATAGTTTCTCGCTTTATTCGTTGCAGAAGGTTGCTATTTTCTGATGAAAATTTCCATGAATAGGCTATGCAAAATAAGCCGAATAAGATGCTGGTGATCTTTATTGCGGTCCAAGTTGCGTAAGTGGTTGGCGGGATGGAATCAACAGCTGTAGATAATGTTAGCCAGATACTTGCTGAGAATCCTATCGACGCTGATCCAAGCGACAGGAAAGTTGCTGCATGAGTACGTAATGTTCCGATGTTATCTAAGGTTTCGTCTGTGACAGCGTACTCCTTCACCTCTCGCCGGCCAGAAACATGGCGAACCGTACTTCCTTGGGGGAGGAGGGGCCTCTTTCAAGACCGTTTTTCATCAGGCTTGCTTTCCGTCGTTAAAACGTCGATCCCCAGAACACGTGCTACGAAATGGGTCGCGTGCCC contains these protein-coding regions:
- a CDS encoding ATP-binding protein, producing the protein MRLEAVSISNFRCYAEEIRVELDDLTTFVGRNDIGKSTILEALEIFFNGDIVSMEQGDAHVHNADKNVLITCEFSDLPRTLTLDAGAETTLADEYLLAEDGRLKIRKIFDCSNKKPSADVVVIAYHPTAADCGNLLELKEKDLQKKVKDLGLKVALKGNPGMRRAIWEAVGDLQLQEVVIPVGRSKEDVKRIWEQIDPHLPIFALFQSDRSSRDSDDEVQSPMKAAVAAAIAEVQDDIARIQAKVREKAEEIALNTHAALATIDPNLARELVPEFTPPTASKWQGLFALGLNTDDGIPLNKRGSGVRRLVLVSFFKAEAERRLKTSAKRSIIYAIEEPETAQHPNNQRILIESFKALAEDSGCQVLLTTHSPGFASSLPQESIRYVSRDSETKKPEIQSGVDVFDQVAAALGVTPDSRVQILVCVEGPTDVLALKALSKALHQSDSTLPNLALDGRLAFVVLGGGTLEHWVNQHYLRGLNKREVHIYDADVPDYAESVKQVNARGDGSWAVITAKHEIESYLHKAAIAQAFSFAIEVTDHPVGGKATPKVFGEAFAAHVGHGKPLKDSTAKRKLAQQAFPYMTAAMLDERDPNGEVREWFRRMGAMLS
- a CDS encoding HNH endonuclease signature motif containing protein, which gives rise to MSKLFGLAAGRCSICKEPVVKHRVKIGEMAHIIAKNTGGARGDLPFNGHRDDYENLILLCPNHHTEVDNDEANYPPEKLHRLKNEHEYYVSQVFKHRTQARSMDIGALVGLMRYLPLIQTPALVDGLPAIFNMNLFTVEEVCENFGKDFPHCRPFFDSHLEGHFYAFWSDLCHLNNYVRATSYNHSALYKISNGDFKNLHISRKLTYEQRQEVNQDIEDCLNKLLKSYDGLLQFLKYNYQEVHLASFIG
- the ispD gene encoding 2-C-methyl-D-erythritol 4-phosphate cytidylyltransferase codes for the protein MSHTASRMIAIVPAAGVGARAAQDTGTASPIPKQYRLLHGQPMLRHAVAALLAERRIARVIVAVSPSDAWVDTALSGLPRTDVFACGGPTRAETVQAALRASGCTEHDWVLVHDAARPGLPLAALQRLIDACVRSGTGGLLAIPVADTIKLQDNDPSPADDDMPQLRRVAQTVPRAGLWQAQTPQMFQAGVLRRAFAEAILAGVDMTDEASAVEALGQPPLLVQGSPRNFKVTWPEDFDLMERWMS
- the ispF gene encoding 2-C-methyl-D-erythritol 2,4-cyclodiphosphate synthase; protein product: MSNTTSNLSQFPFRVGQGTDVHALVTGRPLIIGGVIIPHTHGLAGHSDADVLLHAITDAILGAAGLGDIGRHFPDTDPTYKGADSRVLLRVAYERVQAAGWGVVNVDATVHAQAPKIGPHAAAMVANIAADLGIDPGCVNVKAKTNEGIGHIGRKEGIGASVVAMVARP